ACCCTGTGCTAAACCAGCCGGTTTATCTTGAATCTCGTAAGTAAAACGACAACCAAAGTGTGCCCCCGAACCAAGGGCGTTTAAATAATCGCCGGCATGGTCAGGTGAGACAATAAACAATATATCTTTAATGCTAGCCTTAATAAGGGTTTGTAAAGGGAAATAAACCATCGGCTGATCATAGATCGGCAGAAGTTGTTTACTCGTTACTTTGGTCAGAGGCGCCAATCGGCTACCGCTACCACCGGCTAATATTATGCCTTTCATCGCCGCTGATAATACCACAACAAAATTAAATTGGCTACCCAGACAATACCCAATAGATTCAACGGCATAATAATTGACACAAAGCCATGCAACACACTATCTAATGTGTACATCAGTAACAACCAAATGGTAAACGTAATAGTTATTTCCCGCCAAAGAGTTTTTGCCATAGGTATGTTATTGTCAAAGGTGTTTGTTCGGCCGTTATATCAATTGAACTGACTTTTAATCCAATCGGAACCGTATCTAAACCCGGAGCCGATAACATAAACTGGAGTTGATTTGGTCTAGTTTGTGTCACACCGGTTAAATCGAACGATGCCGTCGCTGTTGTCCAACCACGTAAACGACTTGGCTCGGAATATTTACGACTCAAAACATAATCCAGTTTAGCCCCATCATTTGATCTAGCAATCGGTCTAAAACCAAACCAGGGATCAAATTCTGTTGCACCAGGTAAAGCTAAGTAAGAATCGCTGTCCAAATAAACATCACCATGTGGGAATACTGCAGTGAAATGATATCGTGTAATTGGATTGTTCCAGGTCACTGGCACATCAACGCGATTCAACAAAAAATCTCTATCATACATTGGTACAATTCCAACGCCCGCCGGATGTTTAGCCATCATTGTCAACCAGTTTCCATCGGAATTAATCGTCACTGGCGTCGCTGATTCAGCTAATAAAGCCGTATTATTTACCACTAGCCGTTCCTGATTTGATTGTAATCTGGTTATTATAATGTCATCCGTTGTGTCAACCTTTAAACGATAAACCCCGGCTGTATCTGCAAGATACTGGAGGGATGAATTTTCTGATGTCACCACCGCTGCATCATTTCTGAACAGCGTCATTATAATTGGATCTTCGCCCGGTATGACATTTAAGTTGGTTGTAGATAAAATAACTGAAATATCTTCACCCGCTGCAGCATAGAGATAAAATTCATGTTTACCACGCAGTGGCACATTGATATCACTACCGGTAGCTGGATTAGGCATATAATCTGGATCAACAAATTCCGGTGTCGGCGGTGCTAAATACGTACCGACTTTTTTATCTAGGGGTGGATTTTTAATAAAGTCATCTATGGAAGAATAGACCGGCTCTTTCTGCAATAAAATTAATTCATCATTTTCTAGTCTCGACCAGTCACTATTATCTACTAACTTATTTTCTAGTGGTTGAATAATATAATCAAAGAGATCGACATCCTTAGTTTTTTTGACGCCTAATTCAACAACTGTTTGGTTCGGGTTTTGGTAACGCAGTGTCACCGTGACGTGATCGAAGGCACCGGGTAAATCAACCGTAAAATAAACTGGTTCTCCAACTAAACGTTGATATGTTTCACCATTATCTAGATTGCGCTCAATATCTAAAGCCCGACCATGTGGCGAAAAAGCCGACACCGATCCTTTTGTATCATTAAAATTATAACTAAGCTGCAACGTACCGTTACCGCCAAAATACAAATACACTATCCAGACACAACTTAGAATAATGAAACATCCCCCGATAACACGAACCACCCGTACAGATGACATGAAAACAGTATATCGGGCTTGCCAAAAGGGCGCAATACTGGTATAGTCTCGCTGTTTTATGTATAGCATTATTGTACCAGTATATAACGAAGCCCTAAATATACCTGAATTACACCAGCGTCTTTTGGACGTGACCAAAAAACTGTCTGGTAATTTTGAAATCATTATGGTCGATGATGGCAGTACTGATAATACGAGCAAACTATTAGCTGAACTGCCCAGTATAACTGTAATAACCTTACGGAAGAATTTTGGTCAAACCGCTGCTTTAGACGCCGGTATTAAACAAGCCAAGGGTGATGTGATTGTGACACTGGACGGTGACTTACAAAATCCTCCAGAAGAGATTCCAAAATTGATCAACTACATGCAGGAACACAAATATGATGTTGTGTCTGGTTGGAGGAAGAACCGGCAAGATGGGTTTGGAAAAAAAATTAGTTCTTATGGTGCGCTAGTATTAAGAAAAATATTATTACATGATAGTATTCATGATTCCGGATGTACCTTAAAGGTCTACAAAAAATCCTGCTTCGAGGATGTGAATTTGTATGGCGAGAGTCATCGCTTTATTCCAGCCATTTTACATTTGAGTGGCTTCTCAGTTGGAGAAATAGTTGTAGAACATCAGGCCCGTCGCGCCGGACAATCCAAATATGGTTCCGGCCGAATTATTCGAGCCTTTATTGATTTATTAGGTCTCTGGTTTTGGAGAAATTACTCGTATCGCCCATTACATCTATTTGGCGGACTTGGTTTAATATTAATGTCATCCGGTAGTATCTTATTATTTTTGTTAGCCCTAGCTCGACTGGTTTGGCAATACCCGCTTTCTACCAGCATCTGGCCAATGATTGCCGTGCTGTCAATTCTGGCTGGCTTACAACTTTTTATTACCGGTTTAATCGCCGAGGTATTAGCAAAATCATACTATAGTGAGGGTAGAAAACCTTACACCATCAAAACTATCGTTACCAATGGCTAAAGCAACTATTTTGGTCATCGCCCCAACGCCGTACTTTTCTGATCGGGGTTGTCATATTCGAATCTATGAAGAACTCAAAGTTATTTCAAACTTAGGTTATCAAGCCGAATTAGTCACCTATCCATTAGGTAGATCAATCGGTTCAGCTCATATTACAAGAACGGCTAATTTGTTTTGGTACAAAAAAACTTCGGCTGGTCCGGCTTTATCAAAAATTATTTTAGATAAACTATTAATATTAAAAGCCTTGCACATAACTAAAAAAACACACCCGGTTTTAATCCATGCTCACCTACATGAAGGTATGTTCATTGCCTGGTGGGTGCGTTTTTTTTATCGTATCCCTATTTTATTAGACTTACAAAGCAATTTAAGTGAAGAGTTAACCAGTTATAGAGGGATCTGGAAATTATTATCACCCTTAGGTAAAATATATGAAAATTGGTGTCTAACTAGCGCCGATTATGTCGTAGCCAGTTCGAATCACTTTAAAAAAAATATTACTGTTTTGCCTGATGGTATCAGTAGTACCTTACCCAATCTCACTGGAGATTATAAGTATGATCTAGTTTATAGTGGCGGGTTGGGTAAACAAAAAGGGACAGATTTATTATTTACCATTTTACAATCACTCGATGTAAAATGTCTGTTAATTGCTAATGATGTGACGGGTTATTGGCATACTCAGGCTGAGCAGCTTGGCATTGCTAGTAAACTCACCTGGCTCACTGTACCGTACGAAAACTTACTTAATGTGTTAGTGACAACCAAATTTGGCCTTGAACCAAAACCAATCGAATCAACTGAGGGTAGTGGTAAACTATTAAATTATATGGCCGCCGGTGTTATACCAATTGCACTTAGAAAAGCTAATCCCTATATAGAGTCTTTATCAGATTTGGATAAAATCTTAAAACAACCCGTTGATTTAAACTATAGAAAACACATGCAAGATTTTGTTGTCAAGCAATCTAGTTGGTCAAATCAAACAGCTACCTTAAAACAAATTTATGACCGCCTTATCCATCAAGCATAATGCTACTTGGTTAATCGCCAGCGAGTTTGTCAGCCGCTTCATTCTGTTTGGTGTCGTCGTATGGTTAGCCAACAGTTTGGGTAGCTCTAATTTCGGTGAATTATCTTATGTCTTTGCTATTGCCAACTTAACCGTTGTTTTAGCCGATTTCGGTATCCACACCTACACCACCAGGTTGATTGCCCAATCTGTTACAGCTTGGCAGAAAGAAAAAACTCAACTTATCAAATTTAAATTACTTGGTTCCAGTTTGAGCTGGTTGCTAACCATATTAATTGTAGCCGTTAGTAGTAAACTAAATTTGACCACCGTAGTGTTTGGTAGTTTGGCTATTATTATCATGTCTGCGCGCATGTTTAGTGATAGTATTGCCCGCGGTACACAACAGATGCAGTTAGAAGGGATTAGTAAAATTATTCACACGGTGTTTCAAGCCATTGGTCTAACCTTAGGGATAATTTTACATTGGTCACTACCTTTAATTGCTTTGAGCTATTCAATTAGTGCGCTACTGGGTTGGTTAGTTAGTCTATATTTAGTTCGTAACACACTATTTACCTTACCAAACTTACCTAGTGAAAAAACTCTTCAGACATTAGCTGTGCTACTATTACCTTTTGCCACTAGCATTGCTATCAATGCGCAATTTAATTATTTTGATTCGGCTGTGCTCGGTTGGTTTAATCCCAAAGAAGTGGTTGGGTGGTATACCGCTGCCTATAAACCAATTTTTTTCTTAACGGCCTTAATCGGTTTATTAATTAGTGCCTTTTTCCCAGTAATCACTAAACTATGGCACGATAATAAATTTCCTGAAGCTGAACAAAAAATCATTTCACTATTAAAATTAACTATGTTGTTGGGTTGGCCTATAGTTATCATTGGCACATTGGCCGCACCGACTATATTTAGTCTATTATTTAAACCTGAATACGCTCCGGCGGTGCTGCCGTTTAGAATATTATTATGGAGTACGTTAGCGATCTTTTTCTGGGCTCCTTTGGGTAATAGCCTACAAGCGATTGGTCAGGAAAAACTTTATACTAAAAATTTTATTATTGCCTCAATTATAAATATTCCATTAACTATTATATTAGTTTATTGGTACAATTTAAGCGGAGCGGCCACTGCCACTTTAATAACACAATTACTCTTAGCTGTACTCATGTATAAAGACGCCAGAAAATATTTTAAACACTTATGGTAGCCATTAGTTTACTTAACTGGAATGGCCTTGAATTAACCACGCGCTGTTTGCAGGGTTTAATCAAACACCATATTCCAGCTGACATTTTTGTGTTAGATAACGGCTCAGATCAAGATGAATCTGTAAAACTCAAACAGGTTTTTGGAGATATTAAGCATATTAATATCGAACGAAGCGATATAAATTTAGGTTTTACTGGTGGTAACAATCATAATATAAACAAATTATCTAATAAATATGATTATATTTTATTACTAAACCAAGATACTATTATTGATACTGATTTTGTCACTCCCCTAGTGCAGTATCTTGAGCAACACCCCAAGACAGCTGTCACTGGACCAGTGGTTTATAACGAAGATAGCACTATCCAATCAGCTGGGGCCAGTATTTCACTCTGGACCGGTAAAGTGCGTAGTCACAAAACACTACCCACTCAACCGACTCCAGTAGATTGTATTGTTGGTAATTGTTTTATGATGAGAACTCAGGCTATAAAAGAAATTGGTCAGCTCACGGAAAAATATTTTGCTTACTATGAAGAAGCCGATTGGTGTCTGCAAGCTAAACAGCACGGTTGGAATTGTGTGGTAGTACCCATGGCCAAACTAACTCATGCCAAGGCGAATAATTTTCGGACTTATTTTATTGCCCGGAACATGGTTTGGTTTATGAAGAAATTTGCCTCTCCCCTTCAACTAAGCTATTTTTTTTGCTATTATTTTACTATATTTTTCCTTGAGAGATTAAAAAAAGGTTCCCATTTAGCTGATTTAATCAGAGCTAGTCAGGCTGGTTGGCTACAACATTTATGACATACTCCATTATCATACCGGTCTATAATGACCCCTACTTACCCAAGTGTTTAGAAAGTATTAAACAAGCCATACATAATTTTACTGTTGAGGTGATTATAGTAGAAAATAGTAACACCGTTTGGGTTGAACCGCTCGTGAAAAAATTTGGTTTCACTTATTTAAAAGAGCCCATCACCGGTTCTTATCAGGCAAGAAATACTGGCCTAACTAAAGCCACTGGTGATATTCTCGCCTTCACTGATTCTGACTGTACCGTGCAACCTGACTGGTTAGAACAAATTCAGGCCACACTAGAAAATGATAATATCGCTGGAGTGATGGGTTTCTCGGCTGGTGCCCCGGCTACCCGAGTAGCCGCTTTAGAACAATTAATGTATGAAGCTAACATTGCTGCTTTCACCAACACCGCTAAACTAAAACGAGTTGATACTAGAAATCTGGCCATTAAACGCAAAGTAATCGAGAGAATTGGTCAATTTACGTCAGAGCTTAAATATGGTGGCGATATGGAATTCGGTGCCCGCGCCCATTTAGCGGGTTTAAGCTTAGTGTATAACTCAAACATGATTGTCACACACAATAACGCCAAATTTTGCCGCGGTTTATTACTGAAACGTCTCCGCCAAAACTACGGCAACATGTTGATTACGCAATTACATAACAAGCAATTTATCCAAACATATTTTCCACATCTGTTGCGTTATCAGGCGGGTTTTAAAAATACTTTAACTTACTACTGGTATAAAATATTATTCTGGCCAAATTATTATTTATCAGATACAATCATAAATCTTTTACCAATTAAGTTAGGCTATACGTATTTCAAATTTGTTAATGTGTTAGCGATGCGCATTGGCCAATTAACTTTTGTCTTTAGAAAAAATATATGGTAA
Above is a genomic segment from Patescibacteria group bacterium containing:
- a CDS encoding glycosyltransferase family 2 protein, coding for MYSIIVPVYNEALNIPELHQRLLDVTKKLSGNFEIIMVDDGSTDNTSKLLAELPSITVITLRKNFGQTAALDAGIKQAKGDVIVTLDGDLQNPPEEIPKLINYMQEHKYDVVSGWRKNRQDGFGKKISSYGALVLRKILLHDSIHDSGCTLKVYKKSCFEDVNLYGESHRFIPAILHLSGFSVGEIVVEHQARRAGQSKYGSGRIIRAFIDLLGLWFWRNYSYRPLHLFGGLGLILMSSGSILLFLLALARLVWQYPLSTSIWPMIAVLSILAGLQLFITGLIAEVLAKSYYSEGRKPYTIKTIVTNG
- a CDS encoding flippase translates to MTALSIKHNATWLIASEFVSRFILFGVVVWLANSLGSSNFGELSYVFAIANLTVVLADFGIHTYTTRLIAQSVTAWQKEKTQLIKFKLLGSSLSWLLTILIVAVSSKLNLTTVVFGSLAIIIMSARMFSDSIARGTQQMQLEGISKIIHTVFQAIGLTLGIILHWSLPLIALSYSISALLGWLVSLYLVRNTLFTLPNLPSEKTLQTLAVLLLPFATSIAINAQFNYFDSAVLGWFNPKEVVGWYTAAYKPIFFLTALIGLLISAFFPVITKLWHDNKFPEAEQKIISLLKLTMLLGWPIVIIGTLAAPTIFSLLFKPEYAPAVLPFRILLWSTLAIFFWAPLGNSLQAIGQEKLYTKNFIIASIINIPLTIILVYWYNLSGAATATLITQLLLAVLMYKDARKYFKHLW
- a CDS encoding glycosyltransferase family 2 protein, with amino-acid sequence MVAISLLNWNGLELTTRCLQGLIKHHIPADIFVLDNGSDQDESVKLKQVFGDIKHINIERSDINLGFTGGNNHNINKLSNKYDYILLLNQDTIIDTDFVTPLVQYLEQHPKTAVTGPVVYNEDSTIQSAGASISLWTGKVRSHKTLPTQPTPVDCIVGNCFMMRTQAIKEIGQLTEKYFAYYEEADWCLQAKQHGWNCVVVPMAKLTHAKANNFRTYFIARNMVWFMKKFASPLQLSYFFCYYFTIFFLERLKKGSHLADLIRASQAGWLQHL
- a CDS encoding glycosyltransferase family A protein encodes the protein MTYSIIIPVYNDPYLPKCLESIKQAIHNFTVEVIIVENSNTVWVEPLVKKFGFTYLKEPITGSYQARNTGLTKATGDILAFTDSDCTVQPDWLEQIQATLENDNIAGVMGFSAGAPATRVAALEQLMYEANIAAFTNTAKLKRVDTRNLAIKRKVIERIGQFTSELKYGGDMEFGARAHLAGLSLVYNSNMIVTHNNAKFCRGLLLKRLRQNYGNMLITQLHNKQFIQTYFPHLLRYQAGFKNTLTYYWYKILFWPNYYLSDTIINLLPIKLGYTYFKFVNVLAMRIGQLTFVFRKNIW